A section of the Deltaproteobacteria bacterium genome encodes:
- a CDS encoding cytochrome c-type biogenesis protein CcmH encodes MAYFWYGFFLVILYGVIVLYYYSRGRHRKVEAPKYKMLDDEE; translated from the coding sequence ATGGCCTATTTCTGGTATGGTTTTTTTCTGGTCATTCTCTACGGAGTAATCGTACTTTATTACTACTCACGGGGACGGCACAGGAAAGTTGAGGCACCCAAATACAAGATGCTGGACGATGAGGAATAA